From Zea mays cultivar B73 chromosome 3, Zm-B73-REFERENCE-NAM-5.0, whole genome shotgun sequence:
ATCTATGGGACGAACAACACTGGTAAATTGCCACTGCTTCCGCTCTTCATACTTTATGACCCTTATATCAGAACTTGTTGAATTAATTATCACTGCATCTTTTTTCAAGAAAAAAACATTTGGCATTGAATCTCTGATTATTCATTAACAATGGACAGGTAGTAGCTCATAAGCTCTCAACCGTGAAGAACGCTGATCAGATCGCGGTAGTTGATGGGGGTACAATAGCTGAAATTGGTACACATGATGAACTGATCAGCAAGGGTGGCCCATACTCGAGACTTGTGAAATTGCAGAAGATGGTAAGCTACATCGATCAAGAAAATGATCAGTTTAGGGCTTCCTCAGTGGCCAGGACCAGTACCAGCCGACACAGCATGTCCAGAGCAAGTCCAATGCCACTAACACCAGCTGCCTTAAAGGAAAATGATTCTGATGTTCATCCACCTGCACCATCTTTCTCCAGGCTTCTTGCAATGAACGCACCTGAGTGGAGGCAGGCAGTCGTAGGCAGTTTATCCGCATTGGTATATGGTTCCTTGCAGCCTATCTATGCCATAACCATCGGAGGAATGATTGCTGCATTCTTTGTTCAGGACCAAAATGAGATGAATGCAATTATCAGACGCTATGCCTTGATCTTCTGCTCACTGTCCTTGGTATCCATTGTTGTTAATCTATTGCAGCACTACAATTTTGCATACATGGGGGAGCATCTTGTTAGGCGCATCCGGGTCCAAGTACTTGAGAAGATATTAACTTTTGAGGCAGCATGGTTTGATGAAGAAACTAACTCAAGCGGTGCATTGTGCTCTCGGCTAAGCAATGAGGCTTCTCTTGTCAAAACCCTTGTTGCAGACAGAATATCCTTACTGCTTCAAACAGCTTCTGGAATTATAATTGCAGTGACAATGGGCCTGATGGTAGCTTGGAAACttgctcttgtcatgatagctgtaCAGCCATCTACAATGATGTGTTATTATGCAAAAAAAATGGTTCTCTCAAATGTGTCAAGGGACTTGGCAAAGGCTCAGCATCAAAGCACCCAGATTGCCATAGAAGCTGTTTACAACCACAGGATGGTAACCTCCTTTGGATGTTCATCAAAGGTTCTTCAGCTATTCGAGCATGCGCAAGAGGAACCCTTGAAAAAAGCAAGGAAGAAATCATGGGTAGCAGGGATCACCACAGGGTTGTCACCTTGCCTCTCGTTCTTGTCATGGGCACTGGACTTCTGGTATGGTGGGAAGCTAGCACAGTCTGGGGAGATATCGGCGGGTGATGTTTTCAAAACCTTCTTCGTGCTGGTGAGCACAGGAAAGCTTATTGCTGATGCTGGTAGCATGACTTCTGACCTGGCAAAGGGATCAAATGCAGTTGCTTCAGTATTTGAGGTGCTAGATAGGAAATCCATCTCTCCAAAAAATTCACAGGTAACAAACTCATTCATAAGAATCATATAGATACATATCGGCACAGCAGTTTTGCGAGTATAGAATCATTTTACAACACTGTCTTGCTATGAGTGAGAATAATATACATCTATTTTGCAGGTAGAGAAGGAGGATCAGAAGAAGAAAATAGAAGGTAGGATAGAATTCAAGAAGGTAGATTTTGCATATCCAACAAGACCAGAGTGCCTTATCCTACAGGATTTTAGCTTGGACGTGAAAGCAGGAACAAGTGTTGGCCTGGTTGGCAGAAGCGGttgtggtaaatcaactatcatagGTTTGATCCAGAGGTTCTATGATGTTGATAGGGGGGCTGTAAGAATTGATGGTATGGATGTGAGGGAGATGAATATTCTCTGGTTTCGAGGATTTACAGCTCTTGTTAGTCAGGAGCCTGCAATGTTTTCAGGCAGTGTCAGGGACAACATTGCTTTTGGTAAACCAGAAGCTGATGAAGATGAGATTGTGGAAGCTGCGAAAGCTGCAAACGCACATGAGTTCATCTCGTAAGTCTTTTTACTTGTTTGTATTCCAAAATTATATAGAAATTGCAAGCATGTCTTTTGTTTCAACTCGCATTGTCCAACACAAGGAACTAAGTTGATTATTTTTCAGAACTTTGAAGGATGGATACGATACTGATTGTGGAGAGCATGGTATACAGCTCTCAGGGGGGCAGAAGCAAAGAATCGCAATTGCAAGGGCAATAATCCGGAATCCCACAATACTACTACTTGATGAAGCAACAAGTGCGCTTGATGCACAGTCAGAGCAAGTGGTGCAGGAAGCTCTTGATCGAATAATGTCAGGGAGGACCACAATTGTGGTGGCACATCGGCTAAACACAATCAAGAATGTAGACTCGATTGCTTTTCTGGGAGAGGGTAAAGTGGTGGAGCGTGGCTCTTACCCGCAGCTCATGAACAAGAAGGGGGCATTCTATAACCTTGCAACTCTTCAGAAGTAACTGGTTGTATGACATGTAAACTATTATACCTAATGAAACTCCGGCAGTAATTGATATGATAGCTAGGTTACTATAGCACAGAAGCAGCACTCCTAAGCTAGTTTTCAAGCAACTCTTTCAATAATCAGTTAATATATATCTGACACAATCCTCGTCCTTCAAGTTTCTGGTGGGCTAACACAggcaaaaaatatatatataaaaaGAAATGACAATATGGCCTAGCTAAAAGAAGCATGATAAGTAAAAACAAGCATTATGATGCATGAATCATCATGTCTTGTCCTCTGATAACATATGTGAGCTTCAACAGAATGAAAAAGAATGTTCATGAAAGGACTTACCCTGAAGTGACCATAGCCTGGAAAAATCATGAACATGATCAAGGAGATACTGGAAAAATGTGACCTGCCATGATCATGCTGTTATTCGTGAGTAAATACTCAGTAAAGAGCATGGACATGATCAAGGAGATGATGTTTGGCTGTTACCTGCCATAAGGCATATTTGTCTATCTGACGGATatcataaaaagaaaaaaaatgctcAATTGTATAACCCATATGAATTGACCTAACTATTTCCTCAACGCTAGACTATCTCCATTCCTATACAAAAGAGTGATCCACTATACGAACCTGAGAGTGACTACGCATAAGACTATTAGCTGTCTCTGTTAATTTATCGCCACTATGCCCTCCCTTCCTACAAGGAACGTTACGATAGGACATGGGAGTTATTCTAAATTCTCCGTGGCATGGGACCAAACTGCCTTCTCAAGTCTCAAcagcatctacaccgagaccatgAAAAGCATTCTCCCATAGTATTTGAAAATAAAGGAATTCACCCTTCCCCCTAAGGCCATGTTCGTTTGATCCCAAAACCATAGGGAttgaggtggattgaaagggattgAAGAGGATTTTGACTTGTAGGGGATTTGATCCCCTCAATCCCTATGGATCAGCACAAAACGAACAGAGCCTAACAGTTGTCCTCCACATACTTTGGCTATCCAGTGGTCAGAGACACGCGTTACCAGCCCTAGTAATGCCAGGGACAATGCCTACCTGCCGTTGCCAGCCCGTTGCCCTTTTTAGTTCTGAATTTTCTTTTTACATGAAACATGCCTGAATCTGAATCCCATCTGCTAGAAGAAGAAAATCGCAGAACCCACTGACATGCACATGCATATAATCTTCTGCTCATCCATCAGTAGCAACCCGCAAGGGAACGGGATGGATGCCAGGGTTTCGGCCGGGTCAACGATCGCAGATTCGCAGTTCCCCGCAAAGCTCACGGGCGCCAGGCCTGCGAATGCGAACACCGATACGGAGGGGAAAGCGGCGCAGGAAGAGGGATCGGAGGACTACTTACGAATTCCGATTCGCGCGCGAAGTCGACAAGGAGAACCTTGGAGAATCGAGGCCTCCTCCGTTCTCCCATGAGCCGTTTGTCTAGCATATCTCTTATCTCCTCCCAGATGAAATTTCAAACTTATCCCTATAAACTTTCATCTACAGTTTCATATCTCTTATTTTTCACGTTCCACCGGGATGGAGGGAAGGAAGTAGAATATCTCCATCAGCTCAAACAATCTTACGGGTGGAGGGAAGGAAGTAAGCTATCTCCATCAGCTCTCATATCGCATTCGCATTCTCTATCTAAACATTATTTTGCACAGCCATATACATTTGTTAAACATAACTAGGTAGAAAAATAAGCAACTAGAACTGAAAATAGATAGAACCAAAGATGATAATGGATCACGATCTAAATATTTATTCACAATTTATTTAAAtctttaattaattttagttcaaaattaAGTAGAAATTGAGTCTAATTCTAATCGGTTCCTATTCCTAAATTTTATGATGTAAAGTTTAGAGTCTAACACCATAGATAGAGATTGAAGTCGAGTTGTTGTCTTGCTCAACAGCCAGATATGTTTGGAAGCGAATGAGCGAATTGATGGCACATGAGGTCGCTCCATTTCTAGTCGAATATTTACTTCAGCTTTTTTTTAGAAGCTTTTCTAAGAATCTGGTTATAGAGAGAATTTGATTGTATAGAGAATTTAAGTATCGTAGAGATTACGTGTGAAAGATGATAAAATAGCCCACATGATTTATAAGTAAAAAATGACGGTTTTGTACTATCTCAAAACTAGAAAACTAGTCCTTGAAATTGGACGGCCATCTAAAACCGGATTTCATCAAACCGGCTTAAAGTCACTTAGATCCTCGAACTTAACATATTGTGTCATTTAGGTTCCATAACTTGACATTCTATGTCACATGGGTCATCAAATTTTCATTAGTGCACTCTAGGCCTCCAGCGTGGCACCCGACGCTAGCATCCAGTTTGACTAAATCCGATTTTGGATGACCGATCAAGTTCGATTACCTATTTTGCTGATTTTTAAAGTTTAAAGACCTAAATAACACAGTGCGCCAAATTTATGCCACTGATACATTTTACTCTTTTATAAAGTTAGACTTATCTACACTATTTTTAACATATAGATATTTTTATAAGTAGATGCATGATATGACTCAGCGAGGAAGACTCCAAGCCTCCAAGAAAGTAGACATTCAAGTTAGATATTTTTATAAAATCACGCAAAACAATATTTTATGTTGTAAACTACAGTTTGCAGTTTGAAATAAGAGATATAGATGAATAAGTTGCTGAAGATAGCCTAAAGATGTGACAGACGCACAAGGTTGCGCTTTAAAAATCAAACATTCATATAAATTGGGATATGAAGGCCgcactaagggtgtgtttggttgagaaGTCAATTGGAATGGAGTCATTCATTCTATGTTTAGCAAGCAGAACAAAGTCGttctattttttgtttggttgaagagtagaATAGAGTGGAGTCGCTCCGTtctttgtttggttgaagagttatATGAGTGTGAagggaagggaggaaggaaagcgCTCACGTCCGGTCGTTTTAATGAAGTGAAAACATCCCAAATAATTATGGTATACTCCTCAACTAAACACACCCTAAGAGAAACTAGAACATGAAGGTCGCACTAGGTGGTGCTTTTAGAAAAAAAAACATTGTTCTAACATAAGCACTAGCTTTTAGAAAAAAAAACATTGTTCTAACATAAGCACTAGGTGGTGCTTTTAGAATAATGTTAGGGAGAATGCATAAATAGTTGATAAGAGtgttgcttgctattatagtttttactggtattatatatgtggtggatggataacttagtaCAAGGTCGCTTGATTATAtagcttattatttgtatttcattatctctactaataatttttataccaaatcatgaacttgtTCATCACATAAATTTCAGATCATaatctcattaatcattacgatactttaTTGATTACGAGAAGAACAAGcatattggagatgaaacccgcgggtaacccgtgGGTACCCGCTAATCCGATGGGTACAGTTTTGAGCAAATTTTTAAACCCATCATGGGTACAGGTTTTTTAATGTGTATAGATATTTTTCACGTGTATTGGTTTGGGATGGCAAAACACAGCGGGTTTATACCCGTTGTCATCTCTACTGCTAGCTGCAACACGCGAAATAGTGAAGTGGATCTAGTTGTCTGAAATCCTAAAATCCATCGGAACAAAAACACACCATATGCAAGATGGCAAATTACTGAAACTTATTCGAGAGTTTTATTTATACTAGAACACAGATCAACGCTTGACTTGCTCAGTCAAATTATTAACAGCTAATACTACGACTATGAATGTTTTCTGCCAAGCAGACCCTGCAGTGAAGATATGCCATTTTATGGTTTTCTAGTAAATACATTGCGAGACACTCAATAGCTATAGAAAGGAAAACACCAAATTCCTCAACAGCAACAAAGGAAAGAAGAACTAACTGAATAGTCACAATATCCCGAAGGATCGAGCAGACCAGATTTGCCTAAATCTGGAGGGAAGAAGCCTAAATCTGGAGAGCAGAAGCAATAGGTCCGGCCAGACTTAGAATTTCAAATGGTCGTCTGCCCTTCACCGCCTTGACAGTAAGGGGGCATGAATCAGTAAGCCAAAAGTGGCTCAGGCCATGCTCCGGACCCTCtggaaaaaaacagaaaaaaggtTTGTATTGTCATCAGGAACAAGAGTGGTATGTTATTCACATATAAAATAAATTCTGAACTGAAAGATCTAAAAGAATGCTTGAAACAAGTGTGCCTCCTCAACATTCTTTGTGCAAGGTAAGCATCTGATACAATGAGGAAGTAGGAAAAATTATATTTTCAAAAGCAAAGTTAACACGAAGTGGATGGAACCCTGCTGGcgaatcagagacattttggaaacaaataagggctagtttgggaacctatttttccaagggattttcattttcccaagaGAAATTAGTTCGTTTTCCTTTAAAAATAGGAATCCCTTAGTAAAATGGAGTTCCCAGACTAGCCCTAAAAGGAATATTTTGTGGTGCTTTTTATCAACTGTCTCTAGTAGTCTCTACCTCATACAGTATTAGACTACTGAAATTTTTATTCTGTCTGCTTCTGCATCCTCAAAATGTTAGGGCGAAAGGACAATCATGATAAGGGTTTAGGGGGCACAAGGGGAGCTGGAAGTCAAACACTTCACTTTTTTCCTGTGAGGAATTGTAATCGTCTTATTCACCTGTGATTGGAAAATATTAGGTTTGCTTTTTTGTATTCTTCAGGATTTCATTCCATGCAAGCCATTTAAAGATGAAAAAGTTATCTTAATAAGAAATATGAGCCTTCCCTTCAGTTTCTATGTTGTTCTTTGGAAAAAGTAAAACAATCAGTTGCTTAGTCAAAATAAAAGTTAGGTGGGTGAAAAAAATAGAATGTTACTCCCTGGAAAACAGAAGGTACAGAGGAAAAGTACAAACAGGGAAACAGAAGTCCTATCAGCCAATCTATTATGCATCTCTTTATTGATAGTATAACATATTAAAAAGGTGTCAGCTGAAAGAAACTGAACTACTAAAGTACTTAACTTGTTATCTATTCAATAACTCCAAAGAGAAAATAATATCAATGTGGAAAATTTAATAGCATGCTAAGGTAACGAAGCATATGTACCTCCATTGTCATGCTGAAATTTCTCCCATGAGCTATTGGGGAAAATGCCATGTGTCACATATGCACTGACCTTTGCAGCTCCATGAGCAGCCAGTACTTTCTGGACAGGAAAAAAGAACGCTAAATTGCAACTCTCAAGATAATATACATCATTAGAAGCCATTATAAATTGTTTCTAGCAAAATTAAGGCATAAATGTGCGCACCCGAAATACCAGAACAAAGTGAAGGTCATCAATAATCACTATACACGGCATAAAGAAAACAAGTCATGGACAATTCTTTTACCTGGCACTCAATCAAAGTACTGCCAGACTGGACCAAGTCATCCACTATAACAACATGACGGCCTCTAGGATCTCCCTCCTTTATCCGTACAATTCTCTGCTCCCCTTCTCTAACTTTGTTACATATAACCTTAAAAAGCAATTTATGAAAACAATCCATTAAGAAAGGGGCTAGCCTTTTTGtttcatgatttggaattggagGCAGTACTCAAACAAAAAGATATACCATAGGAAAATGTTGAAGCTGCTTATAGAAGCGTTTCCATGCACCGTCATCTGGAAATGCTATAGTTATCTAATAAAGATATTAAGGATTATATCAGATGATACAGTACATAATGTCAACAAAATAAAACTTGTTGTTCACTTAGTCAGGTGCACTCACATTATGGGAATCAGGTAGCTCCTGAAGCTTACTTTTCAGCAAGGGGATGCCACTCTCAAAACATGGTAAGACCGAGTCTCCAAAGTAGAATCTCTCCTGATGAGTTATTAAGCGCAAGGTTATTTACACACTGATGTTAATGTCTTTGACAGACCAAGCCAAGAAGTTCAATGTATTATATGTAATAATTTTACTTGCCTGCAAAGCATGGATATCGAAAATTACTAAACTCGATGGTCCGCCTCGTGATATTGGTATATTTGACAAAAATCTGGCAAGTGTAAACGCGGTTGCAACATCTCCCTCATCTTCCATGCGCTCAGAAGTCCCGGTTGGGAAAAACGGGAGTATAAGAGTAAACGAAGAAATAAACAACTTTGGCAGATTATATATGACAGATAGTTGCTCAAATATGACGCTGGGCGAGCTAAACGAAGCCAAAAAGGCAACATGCTGCCCACGAATGTTATGGGCATTCGAGATGAACAGATTCGGGTATCCGTCTGGAAATGTCCTGAAAAAATAGTACCAAAGTTAGAATAAGGAGGAAGGTTGGTTCACTTCTGCTGAAACAAAAAGTTGCTGCTGGAGTATGACATACAAAATAATCTGAGAACAAATGTGACTGCCACCTAGAAATAGAATAACTAAGATAAGAACATTCGAATGATTCATTTTAAACCTAGGTCGTTCACTGAAGCAATCATGTAAGTAAATGGCCCAACTGAATCGTTATGGTGGCTTCATATGGGTGGCTTGAATGTAGCAGGATCGTGATGTCCTAACCACAACACAGCTCCTAAAACAGTGTACAGCTCGCACTCAATAGCCATGTTTGGTTGCAATAAAGgccaacagagtgtatagagtagAGTACTGGCGAACTCATTGTGAAACCTATAGTATTTGGTCAGCACTGCCCCACCAAAATGGTGACATATATTCGTACTAATTTCCCACCCGCAGCTTCCTCCCTGTTTCCCCTGAACGCCATTCATCGTCTGGAGGGTAAAGGTATACTGTCATATTGTGTTTGTTTGTCTGTGTAGAGTTCTGGTGTTGACAAACCTGCCACGAAAGTGGTACCGTAATAGGACTCCTTTGCTAGACGCGATTCGAACCCCAATTGTGAACCCAACGGATTCCTATTGCGAGGTTATAATCAATAACTAGCAGCGTTAGCAGCAGCAGCGAAATGATGCTGGGAGAGAAGGGTATGTGACCTCCATGAGATGGATCGAAGTTCGATGTCATCGTTCCGGGCGACCACCTGCTGCGCGAGGTCCCGCATCTCCTCGCAGTAGAAGAGCAGGACGTTCTTATGGGTCTTCATGGAGCCGGCCATCTTAGGCACGGCGAGCGGCGCGACCGTGGGGGGCACGTGGAGCCCGGTTCCGtttccggcggcggcggcgctgctgCTGCTGGTCGAGCCCAGGCCGCCGAGGTGGAGGCTGGCGCGGGACCTGCTGCAGGCGGGGGTGCGCGGCGAAGGCCTCGCGAATGCGGGGCTCGGGGTCAGGACCGGGTGCGTGCTCAGCCCACGGGCTGGGGCTGGGGTTTTGGCGCCGAACGCGCCgggggaggcggaggcggaggcggaggcggaggtggccGTTGCCATCCGCGCCCGCCGCACGCGGCACGCCGCGGTAAAGAGGGAGGAGGTTGTTGGCGAAATAGCAAGCCAAGGTGCGCCGAGTAGCGGCGTTGGCAGACGAGACGGACTGTGCGTGTGCGGTGGATCCTTTTGAGTGCGATAACGTAATTTTATAGCGGCGGGGTTGGATGAAGTGCAACGGCGTAGGCGCGCCGGCGCCTGGTTGTTGGGTCAGTGGCAGTGGGTGCAGACGGACAAACCGCGGAAGCGTGCAGCACTGGCACGGGTGTCTGCTCATGTGTGCAGCCAAGATCCCGTCTGCTCGCTTTTGTTAGGCTGCGGCAGCAGGCGGGGTCCGCGTCGACTGTTATTGTTTTTTTGGTCTGGCACGATAAAGGCATTTGGTGCGGCTTCGAAAACGAACACTGTTCCAGTGCTATAGAGCAACGAGCAGCTTGTCCGCTGGCAGCTGGCTGCATTTAGCAAGGGATCTAATTGACTAATTCTAAATGTTCAGCTAAAGGTCTCCTAACTAATGAAAATCATATTGTCGTACTAGTTGTTTTAACTTAACTAAAACCAGCTAAAAGTAGTGAATAACTAAATTATCATCGTATTTTTACTCCAGCGTGCCTCTTATTTCTTAACCCTGCATGTTTCTTTTTCCCTCCACCACGTGTGCTCACGCTTAGAACCCTAGTCGTTTTCCGCCACAACTCAGTCGCACACTTCTTCCACGAGTTAGCTTCTTCTCCCAGTGTTGTCACCTCCTCAACATGGACAGTTAGTATGAGTTTGTAGATGATGAAGTGACCTAGGATCTGTTATACCTCATATCTATCGTCGCAATAGTCGTGTCCACCTTCACCACACTAGCCGCTCCTTCGTTGGGGATGCTTCAATGACTTGGACCTCAACTCGTTGGTGGACGTCGACGACATGTCCTTTATAGACATCCTTGGGGCAGTAGAGGAATTGTTGGATGTGTCATTTGGAGCTGCAGAGGACAACGACGGTGTGCGTCAACTCTCGCTATGGGCATGGCTTTGATGCTAGACAGACACCCATTGATGGTTGGGGTCCAACCGAAGGTGATCATGGCACGGGCTCTGTTCATGGGGTAGCTTTGGCTATGGTGTTGGCAATTGCAGTGCCAGTGCTACCTGTGGAGCTTGGACTCGATCTACAGAATTACTAACAAAGTTCTTTTCTGGGGGATCGAGATCCTTTGCTCCCCCTTTTTTGTTGTCTTTGTTTAAAAGATCCTTTCAAGTTGTCTCATTCTGATTATATCATTTGGGACTCAGCAAGGCTTAGGGATGGCAACAGGGAATTCCTCGTCGGGTTTTAGCTCCCCATCTCTATTCACACGACAAAAAAAATCCGCGGTgatccccacgaacgctt
This genomic window contains:
- the LOC118476746 gene encoding putative ABC transporter B family member 8; translated protein: MSAPAGSGGGGERAMNIRGIFRFADRVDVLLMALGTLGAIGDGCSTNLLLIFASDVMNALGYGGAQAGGGAKSAQFMHEVEKSCLNFVYLGLVVLAVAFMEGYCWSRTSERQVLRIRYLYLQAILRQEAGFFDSQEATTSEIINSISKDASHIQEVLSEKVPLFLMHSTVFVSGLAFATYFCWRLALVSFPLVLLLIIPGLIYGKYLLYLSRRSRHEYAKANSLVDQALGSIKTVYSFTAEKRIIQRYTAILDKTIKLGIKQGIAKGLAVGFTGLSFAIWAFLAWYGGRLVVFHHVTGGRIYAAGISFVLGGLSLGMALPELKHFAEASVAATRILDRINRVPQIDAEDPKGLVLDQIRGELEFESVRFEYPSRPNMPVLKNFSLQIPAGQTIALVGSSGSGKSTAIALVQRFYDASEGTVKVDGFDIKELQLKWIRSKMGLVSQDHALFGTSIKENILFGKPDATMDEVYAAAMTANAHNFIRGLPEEYETKIGERGALLSGGQKQRIAIARAVIKNTAILLLDEATSALDSESEKLVQHALDQASMGRTTLVVAHKLSTVKNADQIAVVDGGTIAEIGTHDELISKGGPYSRLVKLQKMVSYIDQENDQFRASSVARTSTSRHSMSRASPMPLTPAALKENDSDVHPPAPSFSRLLAMNAPEWRQAVVGSLSALVYGSLQPIYAITIGGMIAAFFVQDQNEMNAIIRRYALIFCSLSLVSIVVNLLQHYNFAYMGEHLVRRIRVQVLEKILTFEAAWFDEETNSSGALCSRLSNEASLVKTLVADRISLLLQTASGIIIAVTMGLMVAWKLALVMIAVQPSTMMCYYAKKMVLSNVSRDLAKAQHQSTQIAIEAVYNHRMVTSFGCSSKVLQLFEHAQEEPLKKARKKSWVAGITTGLSPCLSFLSWALDFWYGGKLAQSGEISAGDVFKTFFVLVSTGKLIADAGSMTSDLAKGSNAVASVFEVLDRKSISPKNSQVEKEDQKKKIEGRIEFKKVDFAYPTRPECLILQDFSLDVKAGTSVGLVGRSGCGKSTIIGLIQRFYDVDRGAVRIDGMDVREMNILWFRGFTALVSQEPAMFSGSVRDNIAFGKPEADEDEIVEAAKAANAHEFISTLKDGYDTDCGEHGIQLSGGQKQRIAIARAIIRNPTILLLDEATSALDAQSEQVVQEALDRIMSGRTTIVVAHRLNTIKNVDSIAFLGEGKVVERGSYPQLMNKKGAFYNLATLQK
- the LOC100277120 gene encoding Ribose-phosphate pyrophosphokinase 3, chloroplastic — encoded protein: MATATSASASASASPGAFGAKTPAPARGLSTHPVLTPSPAFARPSPRTPACSRSRASLHLGGLGSTSSSSAAAAGNGTGLHVPPTVAPLAVPKMAGSMKTHKNVLLFYCEEMRDLAQQVVARNDDIELRSISWRTFPDGYPNLFISNAHNIRGQHVAFLASFSSPSVIFEQLSVIYNLPKLFISSFTLILPFFPTGTSERMEDEGDVATAFTLARFLSNIPISRGGPSSLVIFDIHALQERFYFGDSVLPCFESGIPLLKSKLQELPDSHNITIAFPDDGAWKRFYKQLQHFPMVICNKVREGEQRIVRIKEGDPRGRHVVIVDDLVQSGSTLIECQKVLAAHGAAKVSAYVTHGIFPNSSWEKFQHDNGEGPEHGLSHFWLTDSCPLTVKAVKGRRPFEILSLAGPIASALQI